A genomic region of Sarcophilus harrisii chromosome 6, mSarHar1.11, whole genome shotgun sequence contains the following coding sequences:
- the LOC100935253 gene encoding LOW QUALITY PROTEIN: olfactory receptor 5D14-like (The sequence of the model RefSeq protein was modified relative to this genomic sequence to represent the inferred CDS: inserted 1 base in 1 codon), translating into MVIIDSNQTVIATFMLLGFTDYPELKVFLFLVFLVMYIITAIGNLGMILIIKINPKFHTPMYYFLNHLSFVDFCYSSIVTPKLLENLVMKDKSIFYSSCMLQYFLSCTAVVTESFLLAVMAYDRFVAICNPLLYTVVMSQRLCALLVTGSYLCXGPFVLLCFALQLTFSGYNIINHFFCEYTALISVSSSDIHIPHLLLFGFATFNEVSTLIIILASYTFIFVTVIKMNSASGRRKAFSTCASHLTAITIFHGTILSLYCVPNSKNSRHTVKVASVFYTVVNPMLNPLIYSLRNKDVKEAFRKLINRNTFSH; encoded by the exons ATGGTGATCATTGACAGCAATCAGACTGTTATTGCTACATTTATGTTATTAGGATTTACAGATTATCCAGAACTCAAAGTATTCCTTTTTCTGGTGTTTCTGGTCATGTATATCATTACAGCTATAGGAAATCTGGGCATGATCTTAATTATCAAAATTAACCCCAAATTTCATACACCCATGTACTATTTTCTTAACCATTTATCCTTTGTGGATTTCTGTTACTCTTCTATTGTCACACCCAAGCTTTTGGAGAATTTAGTTATGAAAGACAAAAGCATATTTTATTCCAGTTGCATGCTACAGTATTTCTTATCTTGTACAGCTGTGGTTACAGAGTCATTCCTACTTGCTGTGATGGCCTATGACCGCTTTGTGGCCATTTGTAATCCACTTCTCTACACAGTTGTCATGTCTCAGAGGCTTTGTGCCCTGCTGGTGACTGGATCCTATCTCT TTGGTCCCTTTGTACTCCTATGCTTTGCCCTACAATTAACCTTTTCTGGCTACAACATCATAAACCACTTTTTCTGTGAGTATACTGCTCtcatttctgtttcctcttcAGATATCCATATCCCACACCTACTGCTTTTTGGTTTTGCTACTTTTAATGAAGTGAGTACCCTCATCATCATCCTTGCctcttatacttttatttttgtcactgTAATAAAGATGAATTCAGCCAGTGGGAGACGAAAAGCCTTCTCTACTTGTGCCTCCCACCTTACAGCCATCACCATTTTCCATGGTACCATTCTTTCCTTGTATTGTGTGCCCAATTCCAAAAACTCAAGGCACACAGTCAAAGTGGCTTCTGTCTTTTATACAGTAGTAAACCCCATGTTGAACCCCCTCATTTACAGCTTGAGGAACAAAGATGTGAAAGAGGCCTTTAGGAAACTGATAAACAGAAATACTTTTTCTCATTGA